A genomic segment from Leptolyngbya boryana PCC 6306 encodes:
- a CDS encoding alpha/beta hydrolase family protein, with translation MTVAQTTNITPGDNLVAEGIPPIPESLAQTVDRYTQFRSAGFVSWHPERREALIVTRFGDAPQIHRVAFPLGSRQQMTFFTEPVFRASYQPTKGDYFVFSKDTGGNEFSQNYRYDFATGDITLLTDGKSKNSGGVWSNQGDRMIYTSTRRTGKDTDFYTINPTDPKSDRLLAEVEGGGWGGLNWSPDDKQLLVIEYVSINESYLWLFDTTSGEKKLLTPKGEKDKVSYQGGVFSKDGKGLYVITDRESEFQRLAYIDLATFKHTYLSTQIPWDVEDFDLSHDGKQLAFVTNEDGISVLHLLDTATNQEKALPKLPIGQVSGIIWHRNNQDLGFTLVSSRSTADVYSLNTVTNKIDRWTESETGGLNTANFSEAELVRWKSFDDRTISGFLYRPPAKFTGKRPVIINIHGGPEGQSRPSFLGRINYYLNELGVAVIFPNVRGSTGYGKTFLKLDNGYLREDSVKDIGALLDWIATQPGLDKDRVLVTGGSYGGYMSLAVATNYSDRIRAAINIVGISNFVSFLERTEGYRRDLRRVEYGDERDPKMREFLLKISPLNNAERIKKPLFVIHGKNDPRVPLNEAEQIVKTVRKNNVPVWYLMATDEGHGFSKKRNIDFQFYSTIMFIKETLLK, from the coding sequence ATGACAGTAGCGCAGACAACCAACATTACGCCGGGCGATAACCTCGTCGCCGAAGGCATTCCACCTATTCCTGAATCGTTGGCACAAACCGTCGATCGCTATACTCAGTTCCGTTCCGCAGGATTTGTGAGTTGGCATCCTGAACGTCGCGAAGCCTTGATTGTGACGCGATTCGGAGACGCGCCTCAAATCCACCGCGTTGCTTTTCCACTGGGAAGTCGGCAGCAGATGACTTTCTTTACTGAACCTGTGTTTCGGGCAAGTTATCAGCCGACGAAAGGGGATTACTTTGTGTTTAGTAAAGATACAGGCGGCAATGAGTTTAGCCAGAACTATCGCTATGATTTTGCAACAGGCGATATTACGTTACTCACAGATGGCAAGTCGAAGAATAGCGGCGGGGTTTGGTCGAATCAAGGCGATCGCATGATTTATACTTCGACCCGGCGGACTGGAAAGGATACTGATTTTTATACGATTAATCCAACCGATCCAAAGAGCGATCGCTTACTGGCTGAAGTTGAAGGCGGCGGTTGGGGTGGATTAAATTGGTCACCCGATGATAAACAGCTTTTAGTCATCGAATACGTCTCGATCAATGAGAGCTATCTTTGGTTATTTGATACGACTTCGGGTGAGAAAAAGCTACTCACGCCAAAAGGTGAAAAAGATAAGGTTTCTTATCAAGGCGGTGTGTTTAGTAAAGATGGCAAAGGATTGTATGTGATTACCGATCGAGAATCGGAATTTCAACGCTTAGCCTACATCGATTTAGCAACCTTCAAGCATACTTACCTCAGCACTCAAATTCCTTGGGATGTTGAAGATTTTGATTTGTCTCACGATGGCAAACAGCTTGCGTTTGTGACCAATGAAGATGGCATTAGCGTGCTGCATTTGCTAGATACGGCGACAAATCAAGAGAAAGCTTTGCCAAAGTTGCCGATCGGACAAGTGAGCGGAATTATCTGGCATCGCAATAATCAAGATCTAGGATTTACTTTAGTTTCTTCGCGCTCAACAGCAGATGTATATTCGCTGAATACAGTGACGAACAAAATCGATCGCTGGACAGAGAGTGAAACAGGTGGATTAAATACTGCGAATTTCTCAGAAGCAGAATTGGTTCGCTGGAAGAGTTTTGACGATCGTACAATTTCTGGGTTTCTCTATCGTCCGCCTGCAAAATTCACAGGCAAACGTCCTGTCATTATCAATATTCATGGAGGTCCAGAAGGGCAATCCAGACCTAGCTTTTTAGGACGCATCAACTATTACTTAAATGAATTAGGTGTTGCCGTAATTTTCCCAAATGTGCGGGGATCAACTGGATATGGCAAGACATTTTTGAAGCTAGATAATGGTTATCTACGCGAAGATTCTGTGAAAGATATTGGCGCATTGCTAGACTGGATTGCGACTCAACCGGGGTTAGACAAGGATCGAGTTTTAGTCACAGGCGGCAGTTATGGCGGATATATGTCATTGGCGGTGGCGACGAATTATAGCGATCGTATTCGTGCTGCAATTAATATTGTCGGAATCTCGAATTTTGTCAGTTTCTTAGAGCGGACGGAAGGCTATCGTCGGGATTTACGCCGAGTTGAATATGGAGACGAACGCGATCCAAAAATGAGAGAATTTCTGCTCAAGATTTCTCCGTTAAATAATGCGGAAAGAATCAAGAAACCTCTCTTTGTCATTCATGGTAAAAACGATCCAAGAGTTCCATTAAATGAAGCAGAACAGATCGTAAAAACTGTGAGAAAGAACAATGTTCCGGTTTGGTATCTGATGGCAACCGATGAAGGTCATGGATTCTCAAAGAAGAGAAATATTGATTTTCAGTTCTATTCCACCATCATGTTTATCAAAGAGACCTTGTTAAAGTAA
- a CDS encoding oligosaccharide flippase family protein encodes MRNWGGRIAEVWQRGSRSLQGRDGTSAILQTLLARFLIIFLNVATGTITARLLGPSGRGEQAAMAIWPQFFAYSLSFGLPSALLYTLKKYPTERSKSFSAAILIGVILSTIGAVIGIFTIPILLRKYSVDTIHFAQALMLAVPIAMFTEILRSSMEASDEFAIANQMRYVFPLGTLVMLVGLALLGKLTPFTAVISYWLPGIPILVWMIACTRRFFTIRFERVRRSTKRLLSYGLRAYGIDLVSTLAGQLQQVLAVSLLVPAAMGLFAIAFSLCQLLYVVQSSFVTVLFPKAAARPTEEVLQMTGRAARIGGFLAIVMAAFMMICAPLVLNLLYGKEYLAAIPVFRVLALETVVSGTSVILAQAFMALDRPGIVTVIQSLGLGLGIPLILWLTPSYGLLGLGLALLCSALIRLASTLICYPVVLKTAPPSLWFVPQDIEFIRDKLYRR; translated from the coding sequence ATGAGGAATTGGGGAGGACGGATTGCAGAAGTTTGGCAGCGTGGATCTCGCTCGCTTCAGGGACGCGATGGCACATCTGCCATTCTTCAAACCTTGCTTGCTCGATTTCTGATCATTTTTCTCAATGTCGCAACCGGAACCATCACCGCAAGGCTGTTGGGTCCAAGTGGTCGGGGAGAACAAGCTGCAATGGCGATTTGGCCCCAATTTTTTGCATATTCTTTGTCGTTCGGCTTACCGAGCGCCCTACTTTACACGCTCAAAAAATATCCGACTGAGCGATCGAAAAGTTTCTCAGCCGCTATTCTCATTGGCGTGATCCTGAGTACTATCGGTGCTGTGATTGGAATTTTTACGATTCCAATCCTTCTGAGAAAATACTCAGTTGATACAATTCATTTTGCACAAGCGCTGATGTTAGCCGTTCCGATCGCAATGTTCACAGAAATTCTGCGATCGTCTATGGAGGCAAGTGACGAATTCGCGATCGCGAATCAAATGCGCTATGTTTTCCCACTCGGTACTTTAGTCATGCTAGTCGGACTGGCGCTCTTGGGAAAACTGACTCCATTTACGGCAGTGATTTCTTACTGGCTACCTGGAATCCCGATTTTGGTTTGGATGATCGCTTGTACTCGGCGGTTTTTTACAATTCGATTTGAGCGGGTTCGACGATCGACCAAACGACTGCTCAGCTATGGCTTGCGGGCTTATGGGATTGACCTCGTTTCTACTTTAGCGGGACAACTCCAGCAGGTCTTAGCTGTCAGTTTGTTAGTTCCGGCAGCAATGGGGCTATTTGCGATCGCGTTTAGTCTCTGTCAATTGCTGTATGTCGTTCAAAGTTCATTTGTCACCGTGCTATTTCCCAAAGCGGCGGCACGTCCTACAGAAGAAGTTTTACAGATGACAGGTCGAGCGGCTCGAATTGGCGGATTTTTAGCAATTGTAATGGCAGCTTTCATGATGATCTGTGCACCGCTCGTTCTGAACTTACTCTATGGAAAAGAATACTTAGCAGCAATTCCGGTCTTTCGAGTGTTAGCGCTTGAAACGGTTGTGAGCGGGACTTCGGTGATTCTAGCGCAAGCGTTTATGGCACTTGATCGTCCGGGGATTGTAACTGTGATTCAAAGCTTAGGGCTAGGCTTGGGCATCCCGTTAATTTTATGGTTGACTCCGAGCTACGGATTACTAGGTCTAGGTCTAGCTTTACTCTGCTCAGCGCTCATTCGATTAGCTTCAACATTAATCTGCTACCCAGTCGTGCTAAAAACTGCTCCACCTAGCCTATGGTTTGTCCCGCAAGACATTGAGTTCATACGGGACAAACTCTATCGGCGTTAG
- the mutS gene encoding DNA mismatch repair protein MutS → MTVPSTQPDPTHGVPDRLIKHSVRYADHRAVQREHLTPMMRHYADLKDQYPHAIVLYRVGDFYETFFQDALIVSRELEIVLTSKDGGKEVGRVPLSGIPHHALDRYSATLVERGYAIAVCDQVEDPAEAQGLVRREITRVITPGTILEEGMLNAKRNNFLAAIVIAGNHWGLSYADISTGEFLTTQATGLDQLCSELMRLQPAEVLIPTNAPDLGGLLRPGERSPHVPESLPTQFCYTLRSQAPFNQHEARQRLLERFKVRSLEGLGCEHLPLAVRAAGGLLEYLETTSERSVIDTTKSKTPELTQVPLQPICTYTISEYLTIDPQTRRNLEITQTVRDGVFHGSLLWALDRSETSMGSRALRRWLLQPLLNIDDIEARHDTIQELVRNGILREDLKAMLNQIYDLERLAGRAGSGTANPRDLVNLAESLSKLPELARLVAQAKSPYLKALQHVPPILEQLGKHLQAHLVDRPPLGLKEGGLIRENVVPQLDEMRQQAVDDEKWLAELEKKERDRTGIQTLKVGYNKAFGYFISISRAKADQCPEGYERKQTLTNEERFVTPELKVREGRVMNARREIGELEYEFFAGLRSQVGEQAEVIRKVAHAVAAADALAGLAELAVYQNFCRPQMSVGREIAIVEGRHPVVEQSIPSGFFVPNSAELGSPAPDLIVLTGPNASGKSCYLRQIGLIQLMAQIGSFVPAESAQLGICDRIFTRVGAVDDLATGQSTFMVEMNETANILNHATERSLVLLDEIGRGTATFDGLSIAWAVAEHLATEIRARTIFATHYHELNELASILPNVANYQVTVREMPEQIIFLHKVQPGGADRSYGIEAGRLAGLPSSVIDRARQVMTQIEKHSKIAIGLRKGKAKPSERAKEPAQQLDIFTEL, encoded by the coding sequence ATGACTGTTCCCTCGACTCAGCCCGATCCGACTCATGGAGTTCCCGATCGCTTAATCAAACATTCAGTGCGATATGCGGATCATCGTGCTGTCCAGCGGGAGCATCTCACTCCCATGATGCGACATTACGCGGATCTCAAAGATCAATATCCTCATGCAATTGTCCTGTATCGAGTCGGGGACTTTTATGAAACGTTTTTCCAAGATGCACTGATTGTCTCGCGAGAACTAGAAATTGTTCTCACTTCCAAAGACGGCGGCAAAGAAGTTGGGCGCGTACCCTTATCAGGCATTCCTCATCACGCGCTCGATCGCTATTCTGCAACGTTAGTCGAAAGAGGATATGCGATCGCAGTATGCGATCAAGTTGAAGATCCTGCCGAAGCACAAGGATTAGTTCGGCGAGAAATTACCCGTGTGATTACGCCCGGCACCATTCTTGAAGAAGGAATGTTGAATGCGAAGCGAAATAACTTCTTAGCTGCAATTGTGATTGCTGGAAATCATTGGGGATTATCCTATGCGGACATTTCAACTGGAGAATTCTTAACGACGCAAGCCACCGGACTCGATCAGCTCTGTAGCGAATTAATGCGATTGCAGCCTGCGGAAGTTCTGATCCCAACCAATGCACCTGATTTAGGCGGGTTACTTCGACCCGGAGAGCGCTCTCCCCATGTTCCAGAAAGCTTGCCAACCCAGTTTTGCTATACCTTGCGATCGCAAGCTCCCTTTAATCAACATGAAGCTCGACAGCGATTGCTCGAACGTTTCAAAGTGCGATCGCTCGAAGGTCTAGGCTGTGAACATCTCCCCTTAGCAGTTCGCGCCGCAGGAGGATTGCTCGAATATCTCGAAACTACTTCAGAGCGCAGTGTGATTGATACAACCAAATCAAAAACACCCGAACTCACTCAAGTCCCACTTCAACCGATTTGTACTTACACCATCAGTGAATATCTCACCATTGATCCCCAGACTCGGCGCAATCTAGAAATCACGCAAACCGTTCGAGATGGTGTATTTCATGGCTCATTGCTGTGGGCACTCGATCGCTCTGAAACGTCGATGGGAAGCCGTGCTTTGAGACGATGGCTCTTGCAACCTTTGCTGAACATTGACGACATTGAAGCCAGACACGACACGATTCAAGAACTCGTCCGCAATGGCATCCTTCGCGAAGACCTCAAAGCCATGCTCAATCAGATTTATGACTTGGAGCGCTTAGCAGGTCGAGCCGGATCGGGAACTGCCAACCCGCGCGATTTAGTCAATTTAGCTGAGTCGTTGAGTAAACTACCCGAACTTGCGAGGCTTGTCGCTCAGGCAAAATCTCCCTATCTCAAAGCATTGCAGCATGTTCCACCGATTCTGGAGCAGCTTGGCAAACATCTTCAGGCGCATTTAGTCGATCGTCCACCACTAGGTCTGAAAGAAGGCGGTTTGATTCGTGAAAACGTTGTGCCGCAGCTAGATGAAATGCGCCAGCAAGCTGTAGACGACGAGAAATGGTTAGCCGAACTCGAAAAAAAAGAACGCGATCGCACCGGCATTCAAACGCTAAAAGTTGGCTATAACAAAGCCTTTGGCTACTTCATTAGTATCTCTCGCGCCAAAGCTGATCAATGTCCCGAAGGCTATGAACGCAAGCAGACCTTAACGAATGAAGAACGCTTTGTGACTCCAGAACTAAAAGTTCGAGAAGGTCGGGTGATGAACGCTCGGCGAGAAATCGGGGAGCTAGAGTATGAATTTTTTGCGGGACTGCGATCGCAAGTAGGAGAACAAGCCGAAGTCATTCGTAAAGTGGCTCATGCAGTCGCAGCAGCAGATGCTTTAGCAGGACTGGCAGAGCTAGCCGTTTATCAAAATTTTTGTCGCCCTCAAATGTCAGTAGGACGAGAAATTGCGATCGTGGAAGGTCGTCATCCGGTTGTTGAACAATCGATTCCCTCAGGATTCTTTGTACCAAACTCCGCAGAACTGGGTTCTCCTGCACCCGATCTGATTGTTCTGACTGGTCCGAATGCAAGTGGTAAAAGCTGCTACCTGCGCCAGATTGGTTTAATTCAACTCATGGCACAGATTGGGAGCTTTGTTCCGGCTGAATCCGCACAACTTGGCATTTGCGATCGCATTTTCACGCGGGTCGGTGCAGTCGATGATCTGGCAACTGGACAATCGACATTCATGGTTGAAATGAATGAAACGGCGAATATTCTGAACCATGCAACAGAGCGATCGCTCGTGCTACTTGATGAGATTGGACGAGGAACTGCGACGTTTGATGGATTGTCGATCGCTTGGGCAGTCGCCGAACATCTCGCAACTGAGATTCGAGCCAGAACGATTTTCGCAACGCACTATCACGAACTGAATGAACTCGCTTCGATCTTGCCGAATGTCGCAAACTATCAAGTCACAGTGCGAGAAATGCCCGAGCAAATTATTTTCCTGCATAAAGTTCAACCTGGAGGAGCCGATCGCTCTTATGGCATTGAAGCTGGACGACTCGCAGGACTGCCGAGTTCAGTCATCGATCGTGCCCGGCAAGTCATGACCCAAATCGAGAAACATAGCAAAATCGCGATCGGACTGCGTAAAGGCAAAGCCAAGCCATCAGAGCGAGCGAAAGAACCAGCCCAACAACTTGACATTTTTACTGAACTTTAA
- a CDS encoding CRR6 family NdhI maturation factor, which produces MIIHLTAEQIDTVDLSQVIDRIESLKPNLREHEQSIQFKIDYPLDPSDPREYSEIPEIRLWFIRLDATYPWMPFLLNWSEKELGRYAAMLVPHQIQKDGIEYNPEALEIFVMQKTFVMLNWLTEQQIEARSRVKSMTKTLGYELDDAFFLMLEGR; this is translated from the coding sequence ATGATTATCCATCTCACTGCCGAACAGATTGATACAGTCGATCTCAGTCAAGTGATCGACCGCATCGAATCTCTCAAACCCAACCTCCGTGAACATGAGCAATCGATTCAATTTAAAATTGACTACCCTTTAGACCCTAGCGATCCGCGTGAATATTCAGAGATTCCAGAGATCCGATTGTGGTTTATCCGGCTCGATGCGACCTATCCTTGGATGCCATTTTTACTGAACTGGTCGGAAAAGGAACTGGGTCGCTATGCTGCCATGCTCGTTCCGCATCAAATTCAGAAAGATGGGATTGAATACAACCCGGAAGCCTTAGAAATCTTCGTCATGCAGAAAACGTTTGTGATGCTGAATTGGCTCACCGAACAGCAAATTGAAGCTCGATCGCGGGTCAAGTCGATGACGAAGACGTTAGGGTATGAGTTAGATGATGCCTTTTTCTTGATGCTAGAAGGACGCTAA
- a CDS encoding sensor domain-containing protein has protein sequence MAKSIDLETSRTPSTAVEPNRPAMLREADWLLQTVVENLNDGVVITDLQDEVLYVNSRLAKLVGCSVAEMVGRPAHQFFHEIEGWLEFQGSADQSQPFYGWKEGQLRRKDGRKFWAEVNSTLLCNAVGEASGTLITVKDITERKWLEEYLRLLESVVVNANEIVMISQTEEAIDDPLGLRIVYVNDAFSRATGYSSGEAIGKSALLLLGEKTSISEVDRIRDTLNAHEPVRAEVILYRKDESHFWVDVNMVPIRNEQGQVTHFVSVMREVTERKIVEEQLRRNAFHDSLTGLPNRLLFMERLSQTVERAHEDPNYRFALLFLDLDRFKVINDSLGHMIGDQLLIAIARRLESCLNKHDTVARLGGDEFTILLENIKSDADATKVAERVQKALSTPFNLSGHEVFTSASIGITLSSTDFDRPEDLLRGADIAMYRAKAQGKACHEVFDHDMHTHVVALMQLENDLRRAVERQDFELYYQPIVALATGRIMGFEALVRWQHPEQGIISPAKFVPIAEETGLIIPLGQWVLREACRQLKQWQDEFSSEPPLTVSVNLSSRQFSQPSLINQIRQILVETGIDAHCLKLEITESAIMENTESAMDMLLQLKAMGIQLSVDDFGTGYSSLGYLYRFPMDVLKIDRSFVSRVDVDGEKLELVRTIITLAWNLGMDVVAEGVETTKQLAQLKALKCEYGQGFLFSKPLPRLEAAKLIPQPHPFLHLIQT, from the coding sequence ATGGCAAAGTCGATCGACCTGGAGACATCTCGCACTCCAAGCACAGCAGTAGAGCCAAATCGTCCTGCAATGCTCAGAGAAGCCGATTGGCTCTTGCAGACTGTGGTCGAAAATCTCAATGATGGCGTTGTGATCACAGATTTGCAGGATGAAGTGCTGTATGTCAACTCGCGTTTGGCGAAATTAGTCGGCTGTTCTGTTGCCGAAATGGTGGGGCGACCCGCCCATCAATTTTTTCATGAAATCGAAGGATGGTTAGAATTTCAAGGCTCCGCCGATCAATCTCAGCCGTTTTATGGCTGGAAGGAAGGACAGCTTCGCCGCAAAGATGGCAGAAAGTTCTGGGCGGAAGTCAACTCCACGTTACTCTGTAACGCCGTGGGAGAAGCCAGCGGAACGTTAATCACGGTCAAAGATATCACAGAACGCAAATGGCTTGAGGAATATCTCCGACTGCTTGAATCGGTCGTGGTCAACGCAAATGAGATCGTCATGATCTCGCAGACGGAAGAAGCGATCGACGATCCCCTGGGTTTGAGAATTGTTTATGTCAATGATGCCTTTTCCCGAGCAACAGGCTACTCTTCTGGTGAAGCGATTGGAAAGTCTGCTTTGCTTTTGCTAGGTGAAAAGACTTCGATCAGTGAAGTTGATCGCATTCGAGATACGCTCAATGCTCATGAACCCGTTCGAGCCGAAGTGATTCTCTATCGCAAAGACGAGTCTCATTTTTGGGTCGATGTCAACATGGTTCCGATTCGCAACGAGCAGGGGCAAGTGACTCATTTTGTTTCGGTCATGCGGGAAGTAACAGAACGCAAGATAGTTGAAGAACAACTGCGTCGGAATGCGTTTCACGACTCTCTGACTGGTCTGCCGAATCGGCTTCTCTTCATGGAACGGTTGAGTCAGACTGTTGAGCGTGCCCATGAAGATCCGAACTATCGATTTGCGCTCTTGTTCTTAGACCTCGATCGCTTCAAAGTGATCAACGATAGTTTGGGGCACATGATTGGGGATCAACTGTTAATTGCGATCGCCCGACGACTTGAATCTTGTCTGAATAAGCATGACACGGTTGCCCGACTGGGTGGAGATGAATTCACGATTTTGCTGGAAAACATTAAGAGTGATGCGGACGCAACGAAAGTTGCAGAGCGAGTTCAGAAAGCTCTCTCTACCCCATTTAATCTCAGCGGTCATGAAGTGTTTACTTCAGCCAGTATTGGCATTACGCTCTCTTCAACTGATTTTGATCGCCCAGAAGATTTGCTCCGCGGTGCAGATATCGCCATGTATCGTGCTAAAGCGCAAGGAAAAGCTTGTCATGAAGTCTTCGATCACGATATGCATACGCATGTTGTGGCGTTGATGCAGCTTGAAAATGATTTGCGTCGAGCGGTTGAACGCCAAGATTTTGAATTGTACTATCAGCCGATTGTTGCTTTAGCGACGGGGCGGATTATGGGATTTGAGGCGTTAGTGCGCTGGCAACATCCAGAGCAAGGCATTATCTCACCTGCAAAATTCGTGCCGATCGCAGAAGAAACTGGCTTAATTATTCCATTAGGGCAATGGGTACTGCGTGAAGCCTGTCGGCAATTAAAACAGTGGCAAGATGAATTTTCATCAGAACCGCCCTTGACAGTGAGCGTCAATCTTTCGAGTCGGCAGTTTTCGCAGCCAAGTTTGATTAATCAAATTCGCCAGATTCTGGTAGAAACTGGGATTGATGCTCACTGCCTAAAGCTCGAAATTACTGAGAGCGCGATCATGGAGAATACTGAATCTGCGATGGATATGTTGCTACAGCTTAAAGCGATGGGCATTCAGCTTTCGGTAGATGATTTTGGCACAGGATATTCTTCGTTGGGCTATTTGTATCGATTTCCGATGGATGTACTGAAAATCGATCGCTCTTTTGTGAGCCGGGTCGATGTCGATGGTGAAAAGCTAGAACTCGTTCGCACCATTATTACACTGGCTTGGAATTTGGGGATGGATGTAGTCGCAGAAGGGGTAGAAACGACGAAGCAGTTAGCGCAGTTGAAAGCGCTGAAATGTGAGTATGGGCAAGGGTTTTTATTCTCGAAGCCATTGCCTCGACTTGAGGCTGCCAAGTTAATTCCTCAGCCCCATCCGTTCTTACATTTGATTCAGACTTGA
- a CDS encoding RluA family pseudouridine synthase: MSHFNQGWVYTDRIDRQGRTLLDYYAERYPHSSRQDWLDRIQSGAISINDIPVSDPEMPLQPGQLLSYQRSPWIEPDVSFEIQSLYEDEHLLILSKPSGLPVLPGAGFLENTLWGWLRREYATPPVPIHRLGRGTSGVIVLAKTELARSQLSKDLRDRTFEKRYRALVTGIPDADQFTVTHRIGKVAYPQLGELYVATETGKEAISHCQVLERDRIPNATLLEVTIPTGRPHQIRIHLAAAGYPLWGDPLYGVGGVAINQNSVPGDCGYLLHAYTVGLIHPVSKEKMTIQAEPPTLLSPSYN; this comes from the coding sequence TTGAGTCATTTCAATCAGGGTTGGGTGTACACAGATCGAATCGATCGGCAAGGAAGGACGTTACTAGATTATTATGCTGAGCGTTATCCGCATTCTTCTCGACAAGATTGGCTCGATCGCATTCAGTCTGGCGCAATTTCGATCAATGATATTCCAGTCAGCGATCCCGAAATGCCATTGCAGCCTGGTCAACTGCTGTCTTATCAGCGCTCGCCTTGGATCGAGCCAGATGTTTCATTCGAGATTCAATCGCTATACGAGGATGAGCACTTGCTTATTTTATCCAAACCGTCTGGATTGCCTGTCTTACCCGGCGCAGGCTTTCTGGAAAATACATTGTGGGGATGGCTACGCCGCGAGTATGCGACTCCTCCAGTTCCAATTCACCGATTAGGCAGAGGAACTTCGGGAGTGATTGTTTTAGCAAAAACAGAGCTAGCACGATCTCAGTTATCGAAGGATTTGCGCGATCGTACGTTTGAAAAACGATATCGGGCGCTCGTTACTGGAATTCCTGATGCAGATCAGTTCACTGTCACTCACCGAATTGGCAAGGTTGCCTATCCACAGCTTGGAGAGTTGTATGTCGCAACGGAAACCGGGAAAGAAGCCATCAGCCATTGCCAGGTGCTAGAGCGCGATCGCATTCCGAATGCCACGTTGCTAGAAGTTACAATTCCCACCGGAAGACCGCATCAGATTCGGATTCACTTAGCGGCAGCAGGATATCCACTTTGGGGTGATCCGCTTTATGGAGTGGGAGGAGTCGCTATCAATCAAAACTCAGTGCCTGGAGATTGTGGTTATTTACTTCATGCGTATACTGTCGGGTTGATTCATCCTGTTAGCAAAGAAAAGATGACGATTCAAGCAGAACCTCCGACTTTGCTCAGTCCTTCCTATAATTGA
- a CDS encoding alpha/beta fold hydrolase: protein MTQKKILQIQLDFDGLPDGSTLLPAAYLDVGEGTPIVMLHGFMGSAANWLPLIELLKPNFRCIGIDLFGFGASARPIIRYDIAKEVTFLRQVVQALELNSFYLLGHSFGGWVSAAYTLQYPESVKGLILAAPAGIRDDSFCGRYDHLRPLLWQTPVIDWALALIKPITVQIGQEKTIAQIAWMRQELNAQPAARSFLVDRLRPEDAIDTVEKEIHQITTPTLVITGDQDETIPLWHSETYAREIPNAKFSILKDADHSLPQNHFPELASLISQWRSLHP from the coding sequence ATGACTCAAAAAAAGATTCTCCAAATTCAACTCGATTTTGACGGATTACCAGACGGATCAACCTTGCTGCCTGCTGCTTATCTCGATGTGGGTGAAGGCACTCCCATTGTCATGCTACATGGGTTTATGGGTAGCGCAGCCAATTGGTTGCCGCTGATCGAACTGCTCAAACCAAATTTTCGCTGTATTGGCATTGATTTGTTCGGCTTTGGAGCTTCTGCCCGTCCTATCATTCGCTATGACATCGCCAAAGAAGTCACATTCTTACGCCAAGTCGTTCAAGCCTTAGAACTAAACTCTTTTTATTTACTCGGACATTCTTTTGGCGGATGGGTTTCGGCTGCCTATACGTTGCAATATCCTGAATCGGTGAAAGGTCTAATTCTCGCGGCTCCCGCTGGAATTCGCGATGATAGTTTCTGTGGACGATATGATCATCTGCGTCCTCTCCTCTGGCAAACTCCTGTGATTGATTGGGCATTAGCCTTGATTAAACCGATCACAGTTCAGATTGGACAAGAAAAAACAATTGCTCAAATTGCTTGGATGCGGCAAGAATTAAATGCCCAACCTGCCGCCCGATCCTTTTTAGTCGATCGCTTAAGACCCGAAGATGCGATCGATACGGTTGAAAAAGAAATTCACCAAATCACCACACCGACTTTAGTGATCACAGGCGATCAAGATGAAACGATTCCACTTTGGCATAGCGAAACGTATGCTCGTGAAATTCCAAACGCCAAGTTCTCTATCCTGAAGGATGCCGATCATAGTCTGCCACAAAATCATTTTCCCGAACTTGCCTCACTCATCTCTCAGTGGCGTTCACTCCATCCTTAA